The region AACGTTCACATGATTCAACATGTCAATGGGAGACTTGAGTTATTGAGTTACGCATAGAGATCTCAAGTTAGAACCTGAGGAATAATGGTTCCTTGGGTTCTAGCTACTGAAGACAAAcacaactgtttgtgtgtgtgtgtgtgtgcgcgtgtgtgtatgtgtatgtgtatctgcGACGGCGCATGTGTGTGTTCTTCAGACAGAGTTCCGATGGCAGTGTGAGTACTGCAAGTTGAGTAAGTCCTGGTAGATCTTGGAGTGGAGAAAGCGTGGGTAAGAGTCTTTCTCCATGAGGCTGTGGACCCTGGCTTGAACCTCATTCAGACTGGAGGGGGTGGGCTCCGCAAGGCTCTGCCTCATCACTTCCCGCGTACGGAAGTCTATGTTTACCTACAGGGACCAAGGAAAGGAAAAGAAAAGTTAGATATCCAAATCATGGATATCTTAGTGTGAATTTCCTATGAAACATTTGTTTGTGGACAGCATCTACAGTATTAATCCTTATAATCAAAGTATGCATTAAGTATTCATGTGTATCTATCGGTAATATTGGGAGGTTGtgaattaaaatgtttatctgacaCATAGTAACCCCAAATTAAAAACTAATCACAGCCTAATCAAACCCACTTTTACAAATAATTTCAAAGCTAATTTAATCACACATAATTTATAAGCCCatttcatagagaatgttacaaacTGGCCTATATGTAAAAACtttctagattacattttcttcagatttttttttttacctatcttTCTTTATATTTTACAGATAGATGTGtgaataaaattattattattattttttttatctatgcGTAAGTCCAGTCAtggagtgtcttaacaaaatgAAACACGAATATTTAGTCTTTCTTCATTCAGTGTccagaaaaatgtatttgtgtgatatGCAAATATACACATATTTAATTAGAACACCTAATTTTCATATTTTAATACAACATTTCCTGGCCTTAAAAGAGACCAAGTTAATATTTTGCCTCATTAGTCATTTGATCGAACACAAACCTCTCTGGGAGCCTTGACATCAATAAACTCAGTGTAGATCTTGTTAATTTTGGTCATCAATTTAGTGGGAGTCTTGATTTTTTTATATTCCTCGCAGGCCATCCAGAACTCAATGTTCTCGTCGCTGAACTCCGTCTTGAGAAAAGCCCGGAAGGCAGCCAGGCCACctaagacacaaaacatccatcAGCTAGTTAGAAGAGCTAACGgacagcaagtgtgtgtgtgtgtgtgtgtgtgtgtgagacacagacagacagacggacggacggacggacggacggacggacggacggacgaccgaccgaccgaccgaccgaccgaccgaccaagCGTGTGTGTCTTTACAAAGATCTATATTGTATCCCAGCACCTATTTCTGAACATGGGCCAGTTTCTTAGGAactgatgttttttttcttcacagaGAGCAGCTGTAGATACTAACAGGGTTGTTTATCATGTGTTGATATTGTCTCAGATGCAGAGCGTGCTCTTGTTCTCAGCACAGGGAAGAGCTCTGTGATTAGAACATAAACATATGGCCCACAAACCTTCAATGAGCTTTTTGTCTTCATCAATCAAAGATAAGTGATCAATTTGTCTGACATCAATGAAACCACAGAAGGAGGTCATGTTTTGCAATCGGCTGTGTCATGTTAACATGTTTTCTCCATACTTtctatccctcctcccctctctctctttccctccctccctccctctctcttttctcttgcaTTTATTTGCTTAACATTtgcccagcagcagcagtagagtaGTCCATCAGGCCCTATCGCCAACATtactcacacactctcactacACACTGGTTATAGGAAAATCACCAGGGACACTGACTGCATGCAGCCTTGTCAACAGACAGTGTTCAAAATAAAAAGACATTGAACTTAGCTTGGAGGAAGATTCTCTCGCCCTGCTTTATTCTTAAAATATGTGTcccaaaaaatatacaaaaatcctgagctttcttatatctcctagatataggacagacacttcaaaaccttattccttatgaccttattccttatgactttctttttttccatttatgaatgtgttattcaatgcgtttgtatgggctgtAGTTGTAAAGACCAAATTCAATATTCTATCAAATAATGTTTaatttgaaccttttgttttacCTAAAGGGgtgctaaaattctaaatcaaatagctcaattatccatggtatgaccatcttaaaacaattccatatattaGCTTATATTTTTATAGGTTTTAATTAGCCTCTTTAGGAATAGGCTATTATGTGGTAGTCAAGCAAAGGCCTTCCAATGTCTGAATGTACTGTAGGTCAGTGTTCATTTCTCACTCTCATTCGATTTTCCTTACAGAATGCAGAAATACATTACACAGAGAGAGCTGATGTACACATAAAGATTATAATTGAATATTGAAAAACATAGACATAGATTTAGTTCAGCATCAAGGTCTCTTTACTCATTGCCAAGTCACAGTTGTAAATCAGaacttctcaactggcctacctggttaaatgaaggtgaaatcaTTTCAAAAATTGTGTTCGGCAAAACCGGTTACAAAAGTGTTTCCCTTTGTccccttctgtctgaggacaataTTTGTCAATTCCAGGAACAAGCAGACTGAGATCCTAGACTTTCATGCAGCTAGGGTCATAAGAGGTAACGTGTGGATGTGACGTCAAACCATGATTGACGTTTACACCAATTTTTCTATGTTATACAACAGCACCACCTGTTAAAGAGTTAGTAGAAGggtctacagtatactgtataatatgCTTGATTAACTCAATAGAGACAAATGCTAATTTGAAACATCCACACATTACATTACAAATGCCCATTAAGATAACATTACCATATGACTTGAGTTGTGAGTACATCTCTAGTTTGGACAAAATATTATAGTAATATTAAAAAACAGCAAGATGTTGTTCATTGACGCACTGCaaaatgaaaaatacaaataaatagaaCTAAAGTCAAGGTCGGTCATCTGTCTTCCTACTGTGCAGTCTAATTTTCCACTCCCTGTGGAGAGCCTATAGCTATCACTCCCTTTTCTGTCCTTTTTGTCAGGTTCTCTAgtgagagtgtatgtgtgagtgagagagagaacactgacaGTCTCTTCAGATGGCCTGTTATTATGAACACACTTAAcctgtcacgtgtgtgtgtgcctgcacatGAACtatatgtgtgtgcttgtgagtgtgtgtgtgtgtgtttgcatgtgtgtatttGCACATGAACATGTGTATTTTTGTGTAATCCACAGAGAAGGTCACAACCAAGAGTGTGACTCATTGTGTGTTGAGGAGTAACACAATGAGTCACACATCAATAACCGGATCTTACATAAGAAGGGATTAGGGGGAAAGAAATGGACTGATGTGGGGAGCTATCCTCAGATAGGAAACAGAAAGACAATCATCTTGTCAAAGGAAATAGAGAGGCAATCATGTTTTCAAAGAGAACAGAATGGGACtgaggaaaaaatgtaatccGTACAGTTGTGTGGTTTGCTTCTATCCTTTCGCTAACAATGGCACGGGCAGTTTTTTTGGAGGGGTTggttgataaaaataaaatattatttcctCCTTATTTTGGTTCAATTTCTCATATCTAACTCTAAGGAGAAGGATTGACTGATACTTGTCAATGAAAAGGGACTTACACTTGTTCGACAGAAGAACATCGAAGGAATCTGCCCATAGAACGACTTCATCTTTTGACAGCCTTAAAGAAAAGACAGAAAGATACAGTGACATGTTTTCAAATGTGTATGCAACCATGCAGATAAAGGCAATTCAACAGACACACAACAGTTTAAGAGGTTGCTCTAAAAGAGTCTACACCATCTATCGTGTAGTCTtattatatacagctgaagtcagaagtttacatacaccttagccaaatacatttcaactgagtttttcacaattcctgacatttaatctgagtaaacattccctgtcttaggtcagttaggatcaccattttattttaagaatgtgagatgtcagaataatagtagagagaatgatttatttcagcttttctttctttcatcatatccccagtgggtcagaagtctacatacactcaattagtatttggtagcattgtcattaaattgtttaaattaggTCAAACGttgtgggtagccttccacaagcttcccacaaaagttgggtgaattttggcccattcctcctgacagagctggtgtatctgagtcaggtttgtaggccttgctcgcacacgctttttcagatctgaccacaaattttctatggaattgaggtcagggctttgtgatggccactccagtaccttgactttgttgtccttaagccattttgtcacaattttggaaatatgcttggggtcattgtccatttggaagacccatttacgaccaagctttaacttcctgactgatgtcttgagatgttgcttaaatatatccacatcattttcctccctcatgatgacatctattttgtgaagtgcaccagtccctcctgcagcaaagcacccccacaacatgatgctgccacccccgtgcttcacggttgggatggtgttctttggcttgcaagcctccccctttttcttccaaacataatgatggtcattatggccaaacagttctatttttgtttcatcagaccagaggacatttctcaaaaagtatgatctttgtccccatgtgcagttgttttactgggattgatttgcactttttgcaccaaagtatgttcatctctaggagacagaacgtgtgtccttcctgaacggtatgacggctgtgtggtcccatggtgattatacttgcgtactattgtttgtacaaatgaacgtggtaccttcaggcgtttggaaattgctcctaaggatgaaccagacttttggaggtctacattttttttctgaggtcttgtctgatttcttttgattttcccatgtcaagcaaagaggaattttccaagatgtttaaaggcacagtcaacttagtgtatgttaacttctgacccactggaattgtgatacagtgaattataggtgaaataatttgtctgtaaacaattgttgtaaaaattacttgtgtcatgcacaaagtagatgtccttaccgacttgccaaaactatagtttgttaaaacctcttagcgCCAGGGGTcagaattgttttttatttttttaataataatacttattctgcaagcgaaatcctgagaaaaagtatcccggaagtgatatttttctttaaaaaatctttgtttcctggcccgtctaacctccatttaaaggggtatcaaccagattcttttccaatggcttcctcaggctgtgaccaggctttagacatagtttcaggcttttattttgaaaaattagcgagatgtttcaaaagaggtcaggtgatctctgaatatttcctgcgcgcgcgggaggagctcaccattttccttttctctcttaatgaataggttatgctctggttgaaatattatcgattatgtttgttaaagacaacctgacgtttgattataaaaaacatttgaaatgtttctacgaccatttcggatactttttgggatttgtcgaacggaacacggcttttggtttctcaaaataatgcgcaacccaaatggcgtttttttgtgataaaagtaatatttatcgaacaaaaataacatttgttgtgtaactgggagtctcgtgagtggaaacacccgaggattatcaaaggtaagcgattcattttattgcttttcttactttcgtgaccaagctaaccaagctaatataaagctaagctgttatagcattgaaagctacactcacaaaagcttggatttcttttgctgtaaaatatattttcaaaatctgacacgataggtggattaacaacaagctaagctgtgttttggtatatttcacttgtgattgcatgattataaatatttttagtaatattttttaatctgatacgtttggaaattttcatcttcctttcaggaccggaacgagga is a window of Salvelinus sp. IW2-2015 linkage group LG13, ASM291031v2, whole genome shotgun sequence DNA encoding:
- the LOC111972057 gene encoding regulator of G-protein signaling 8-like isoform X2, giving the protein MKTRLGCLSNKSDSYPDFTEFLPPAQDRATRCRKLSKDEVVLWADSFDVLLSNKCGLAAFRAFLKTEFSDENIEFWMACEEYKKIKTPTKLMTKINKIYTEFIDVKAPREVNIDFRTREVMRQSLAEPTPSSLNEVQARVHSLMEKDSYPRFLHSKIYQDLLNLQYSHCHRNSV
- the LOC111972057 gene encoding regulator of G-protein signaling 8-like isoform X1 — protein: MSRTMKTRLGCLSNKSDSYPDFTEFLPPAQDRATRCRKLSKDEVVLWADSFDVLLSNKCGLAAFRAFLKTEFSDENIEFWMACEEYKKIKTPTKLMTKINKIYTEFIDVKAPREVNIDFRTREVMRQSLAEPTPSSLNEVQARVHSLMEKDSYPRFLHSKIYQDLLNLQYSHCHRNSV